In the genome of Spea bombifrons isolate aSpeBom1 chromosome 11, aSpeBom1.2.pri, whole genome shotgun sequence, one region contains:
- the LOC128468917 gene encoding histone H2A type 2-B-like, whose product MSGRGKQGGKVRAKAKTRSSRAGLQFPVGRVHRLLRKGNYAERVGAGAPVYLAAVLEYLTAEILELAGNAARDNKKTRIIPRHLQLAVRNDEELNKLLGGVTIAQGGVLPNIQAVLLPKKTESHKPAKSK is encoded by the coding sequence ATGTCTGGCAGAGGCAAACAAGGCGGAAAAGTTCGTGCTAAGGCGAAGACACGTTCTTCCCGTGCCGGTTTGCAGTTCCCTGTCGGCCGTGTGCATAGGCTTCTTCGCAAGGGTAATTATGCCGAGAGAGTAGGAGCCGGCGCACCCGTGTATCTGGCAGCGGTGTTGGAGTATCTGACTGCTGAGATATTGGAGTTGGCTGGTAACGCTGCACGCGACAACAAAAAGACCCGTATCATTCCTCGCCACCTGCAACTTGCCGTTCGTAACGACGAGGAGCTCAATAAGCTGCTCGGAGGGGtcaccattgctcagggaggtgtTCTACCCAACATCCAGGCGGTGCTCTTGCCCAAGAAGACCGAGAGCCACAAGCCTGCCAAGAGCAAGTGA
- the LOC128468991 gene encoding histone H2B 1.1-like produces MPDPAKSAPAPKKGSKKAVTKTQKKDGKKRKKSRKESYAIYVYKVLKQVHPDTGISSKAMGIMNSFVNDIFERIAGEASRLAHYNKRSTITSREIQTAVRLLLPGELAKHAVSEGTKAVTKYTSAK; encoded by the coding sequence ATGCCTGATCCAGCGAAATCTGCGCCTGCGCCGAAGAAAGGCTCTAAGAAAGCTGTTACGAAAACGCAGAAAAAAGACGGGAAGAAGCGCAAGAAGAGCAGAAAGGAAAGCTACGCGATTTATGTCTACAAGGTACTAAAGCAGGTGCATCCAGACACTGGCATTTCCTCCAAGGCCATGGGCATCATGAACTCGTTTGTCAACGATATCTTTGAGCGCATTGCCGGGGAAGCTTCACGCCTAGCCCATTACAACAAGCGCTCCACTATCACTTCTCGGGAGATTCAGACTGCTGTACGCCTCCTCCTTCCTGGAGAGCTGGCCAAGCACGCTGTGTCAGAGGGCACCAAGGCTGTTACTAAGTACACCAGCGCCAAGTAA
- the LOC128469014 gene encoding histone H4, whose product MSGRGKGGKGLGKGGAKRHRKVLRDNIQGITKPAIRRLARRGGVKRISGLIYEETRGVLKVFLENVIRDAVTYTEHAKRKTVTAMDVVYALKRQGRTLYGFGG is encoded by the coding sequence ATGTCTGGCCGTGGCAAAGGAGGTAAGGGACTCGGGAAAGGTGGCGCAAAGAGGCACAGGAAGGTGCTTCGGGATAACATCCAGGGTATCACTAAGCCTGCTATCCGCCGTTTGGCTCGCAGAGGAGGTGTAAAGCGAATCTCTGGGCTGATCTATGAGGAGACCCGTGGTGTGCTCAAAGTGTTTTTGGAGAACGTGATTCGTGACGCAGTCACTTATACGGAGCATGCCAAGAGGAAAACCGTTACCGCTATGGACGTGGTGTATGCCTTGAAACGCCAAGGCCGTACTCTGTACGGTTTCGGAGGTTAA
- the LOC128468901 gene encoding histone H3: protein MARTKQTARKSTGGKAPRKQLATKAARKSAPATGGVKKPHRYRPGTVALREIRRYQKSTELLIRKLPFQRLVREIAQDFKTDLRFQSSAVMALQEASEAYLVGLFEDTNLCAIHAKRVTIMPKDIQLARRIRGERA, encoded by the coding sequence ATGGCTCGCACCAAGCAGACAGCCCGTAAGTCCACTGGAGGAAAAGCTCCTCGGAAGCAGCTGGCGACCAAAGCTGCGAGGAAAAGCGCTCCGGCTACCGGTGGTGTGAAGAAGCCGCATCGCTACCGCCCGGGCACCGTAGCTCTTAGGGAAATCCGCCGTTACCAGAAGTCCACTGAGTTGCTTATCCGAAAGCTGCCTTTCCAACGGCTGGTGCGTGAGATTGCTCAAGACTTCAAGACCGATCTACGTTTCCAAAGTTCTGCTGTTATGGCTCTCCAGGAAGCCAGCGAGGCTTACCTCGTGGGGCTTTTTGAAGACACCAACTTGTGCGCTATTCACGCTAAGCGGGTTACTATCATGCCAAAAGACATTCAGCTGGCTCGTAGGATCAGAGGTGAACGTGCCTAA
- the LOC128468870 gene encoding histone H1B-like yields MTETAPSPAPPPAETSAKKKQPAAAKSRPVKSGPSVSELIVKAVSASKERSGVSLAALKKALTAGGYDVEKNNSRLKLALKGLVSKETLIQLKGSGASGSFKLNKKQLESREKTSKKKEIPIKPKKVASKKVVKSPKKAPAGVKKSPKKIKKPSAAAKSPKKPKFVKAKKAGKSPAKKVTKPKAVKSPAKPQAKKAAPKK; encoded by the coding sequence ATGACCGAGACAGCTCCTTCCCCTGCGCCTCCGCCGGCAGAAACCTCTGCTAAGAAGAAACAGCCGGCAGCTGCAAAAAGCCGTCCTGTGAAGTCCGGTCCCAGTGTCTCCGAGCTGATTGTGAAAGCGGTCTCTGCGTCCAAGGAGCGCAGCGGAGTGTCTCTCGCAGCTCTTAAAAAAGCACTCACTGCTGGCGGCTACGACGTAGAAAAGAATAACAGCCGCCTGAAGCTCGCTCTCAAGGGTCTGGTGTCTAAAGAGACCCTGATCCAGCTGAAAGGAAGCGGTGCCTCTGGCTCTTTCAAGCTGAACAAAAAGCAGCTGGAGAGCAGAGAGAAGACATCAAAGAAGAAGGAAATTCCCATAAAGCCTAAAAAAGTAGCCTCTAAGAAGGTTGTGAAGTCGCCCAAGAAAGCCCCTGCAGGAGTGAAGAAAAGCCCGAAAAAGATCAAGAAACCGTCGGCCGCAGCCAAGAGTCCCAAGAAGCCTAAGTTTGTTAAAGCGAAGAAAGCTGGCAAGAGCCCAGCTAAAAAGGTCACAAAGCCCAAGGCAGTCAAAAGCCCCGCAAAGCCACAGGCTAAAAAGGCAGCCCCCAaaaagtga
- the LOC128468926 gene encoding histone H2A type 2-B-like, with product MSGRGKQGGKVRAKAKTRSSRAGLQFPVGRVHRLLRKGNYAERVGAGAPVYLAAVLEYLTAEILELAGNAARDNKKTRIIPRHLQLAVRNDEELNKLLGGVTIAQGGVLPNIQAVLLPKKTESHKPAKSK from the coding sequence ATGTCTGGCAGAGGAAAACAAGGCGGAAAGGTTCGTGCCAAGGCGAAGACACGTTCTTCTCGTGCTGGTCTGCAGTTCCCTGTCGGCCGTGTGCATAGGCTTCTTCGCAAGGGTAATTATGCCGAGAGAGTAGGAGCCGGCGCCCCCGTGTATCTGGCAGCGGTGTTGGAGTATCTGACTGCTGAGATATTGGAGTTGGCTGGTAACGCTGCACGCGACAACAAAAAGACCCGTATCATTCCTCGCCACCTGCAACTCGCCGTTCGTAACGACGAGGAGCTCAATAAGCTGCTCGGAGGGGtcaccattgctcagggaggtgtTCTACCCAACATCCAGGCGGTGCTCTTGCCCAAGAAGACAGAGAGCCACAAGCCTGCCAAGAGCAAGTGA
- the LOC128468969 gene encoding histone H2B 1.1-like produces MPDPAKSVPAPKKGSKKAVTKTQKKDGKKRRKSRKESYAIYVYKVLKQVHPDTGISSKAMGIMNSFVSDIFERIAGEASRLAHYNKRSTITSREIQTAVRLLLPGELAKHAVSEGTKAVTKYTSAK; encoded by the coding sequence ATGCCTGATCCAGCGAAATCTGTGCCTGCTCCGAAGAAAGGCTCTAAGAAAGCTGTTACGAAGACTCAGAAAAAAGACGGGAAGAAGCGCAGGAAGAGCAGAAAGGAAAGCTACGCGATCTATGTCTACAAGGTACTGAAGCAGGTGCATCCAGACACTGGCATTTCCTCCAAGGCCATGGGCATCATGAACTCGTTTGTCAGTGATATCTTTGAGCGCATTGCCGGGGAAGCTTCACGCCTAGCCCATTACAACAAGCGCTCCACTATCACTTCTCGGGAGATTCAGACTGCTGTACGCCTCCTCCTTCCTGGAGAGCTGGCCAAGCACGCTGTGTCAGAGGGCACCAAGGCTGTTACCAAGTACACCAGCGCCAAGTAA
- the LOC128469032 gene encoding histone H4: MSGRGKGGKGLGKGGAKRHRKVLRDNIQGITKPAIRRLARRGGVKRISGLIYEETRGVLKVFLENVIRDAVTYTEHAKRKTVTAMDVVYALKRQGRTLYGFGG; encoded by the coding sequence ATGTCTGGCCGTGGCAAAGGTGGTAAGGGACTCGGGAAAGGTGGCGCAAAGAGGCACAGGAAGGTGCTTCGGGATAACATCCAGGGGATCACCAAGCCTGCTATCCGCCGCTTGGCTCGCAGAGGAGGTGTAAAGCGTATCTCTGGACTGATCTATGAGGAGACCCGTGGTGTGCTCAAAGTGTTTTTGGAGAATGTGATTCGTGACGCAGTCACTTATACTGAGCATGCCAAGAGGAAAACCGTTACCGCTATGGACGTGGTGTATGCCTTGAAACGCCAAGGCCGTACTCTGTACGGTTTCGGAGGTTAA
- the LOC128468887 gene encoding histone H3 encodes MARTKQTARKSTGGKAPRKQLATKAARKSAPATGGVKKPHRYRPGTVALREIRRYQKSTELLIRKLPFQRLVREIAQDFKTDLRFQSSAVMALQEASEAYLVGLFEDTNLCAIHAKRVTIMPKDIQLARRIRGERA; translated from the coding sequence ATGGCTCGCACCAAACAGACAGCCCGTAAGTCCACCGGAGGAAAAGCTCCTCGGAAGCAGCTGGCGACCAAAGCTGCGAGGAAAAGCGCTCCAGCTACCGGCGGCGTGAAGAAGCCACATCGCTACCGCCCGGGCACCGTAGCTCTTAGGGAAATCCGCCGTTACCAGAAGTCTACGGAGTTGCTTATCCGAAAGCTGCCTTTCCAGCGGCTGGTCCGTGAGATTGCTCAAGATTTCAAAACCGATCTACGTTTCCAGAGTTCTGCTGTTATGGCTCTCCAGGAAGCCAGCGAGGCTTACCTCGTGGGGCTTTTCGAAGACACCAATTTGTGCGCTATTCACGCTAAGCGGGTTACTATCATGCCTAAAGATATTCAGCTGGCTCGTAGGATCAGAGGAGAACGTGCTTAA
- the LOC128468856 gene encoding histone H1B-like, translating into MAETAPSPAPPPAETSSKKKQPKKPAAAKSRPVKSGPSVSELIVKAVSASKERSGVSLAALKKALAAGGYDVEKNNSRLKLALKGLVSKETLIQLKGSGASGSFKLNKKQLGSREKTSKKKETPVKPKKAAPTKVVKSPKKAPAGVKKSPKKIKKPSAAAKSPKKPKVVKAKKAGKSPAKKATKPKAAKSPAKPKAAKSPAKPKAAKSPAKPKPAKSPAKPKAKKAAPKK; encoded by the coding sequence ATGGCCGAGAcagctccttccccggcgcctCCGCCGGCAGAAACCTCTTCCAAGAAGAAACAGCCGAAGAAGCCGGCAGCTGCAAAAAGCCGTCCTGTGAAGTCCGGTCCCAGTGTCTCCGAGCTGATTGTGAAAGCGGTCTCTGCGTCCAAGGAGCGCAGCGGGGTGTCTCTCGCAGCTCTTAAAAAAGCACTCGCTGCTGGCGGCTACGACGTAGAAAAGAATAACAGCCGCCTGAAGCTCGCTCTCAAGGGTCTGGTGTCTAAAGAGACCCTGATCCAGCTGAAAGGAAGCGGTGCCTCTGGCTCTTTCAAGCTGAACAAAAAGCAGCTGGGGAGCAGAGAGAAGACATCAAAGAAGAAGGAAACTCCCGTAAAGCCTAAAAAAGCAGCCCCTACGAAGGTTGTGAAGTCGCCCAAGAAAGCCCCTGCAGGAGTGAAGAAAAGCCCGAAAAAGATCAAGAAACCGTCGGCCGCTGCCAAGAGTCCCAAGAAGCCTAAGGTTGTTAAAGCGAAGAAAGCTGGCAAGAGCCCAGCTAAGAAGGCCACAAAGCCCAAAGCTGCCAAAAGCCCCGCTAAGCCCAAGGCAGCCAAAAGCCCCGCTAAGCCCAAGGCAGCCAAAAGCCCCGCTAAGCCCAAGCCTGCCAAAAGCCCCGCTAAGCCCAAGGCTAAAAAGGCAGCCCCCAaaaagtga